The Deinococcus reticulitermitis genomic interval GCCACCCCGGCGAACTCGGCGGTCCTCACGGGGAACGCCCGGCTCTGCGTATGACGAATCATGATCAGGACCCTAGCGGACCGCGCTGAGGCCCGGCTGGACCGAAGCTGAGGCCCGGCTGAGGGCGCCCACCACCGCCCAGGCAGCGGCGGGGGCGACCCGTTCCCGGCGGCTCCTTACAATGGAGGGCGTGCCTCCCCGCATCCTCGTGATCGACGACGACCCCGGTGTGCGCAGCCTGCTCACGCGCGGGCTGTCGTACGAGGGCTACGTGGTCGAGGCCGCCGCCGACGGGGAAGCCGGGTTGAGATCAGCGCTGGAGCGTCCGCCCGAGCTCGTGATTCTCGACGTGATGCTCCCTGGCATCGGCGGGCTGGAGGTGCTGCGCCGGCTGCGCCTCACAGACGCCACGCTGCCGGTGATGCTGCTCACGGCGCGCGACCAGCCCGAGCAGCAGGTGGCGGGGCTCGAGGGCGGCGCCGACGACTACGTGACCAAGCCTTTTTCCTTCGACGTGCTTGTGGCGCGCGTGCGGGCGCGGCTGCGGCGGCGGGGCGACGAAGGCGGCGTGCTGCGCTTCGGAGACCTCACCCTCGATCCGGCGGCCCACACCGCGCAGCGTGCGGGACGCGAGATCACGCTTACCGCGCAGGAGTTCCGGCTGCTCACCACCTTTCTGGAACAGCCTGGACGGGTGCTGTCCAAATCGGTGCTGCTCGACCGGGCGTGGGGGTTGGGGTATCTGGGCGATCCCAACGTCGTCGAGACCTACATCAAGCAGCTGCGTCAGAAGCTCGAGGGCGCGGGCGAAGCGCGGCTGATCCACACCATTCGCGGCGTCGGCTACGTGCTGCGCCAGGGCCCGGGGGAGCGGCCTTGACCCTGCGGACGCGCCTGACCGTGTGGTATGGAGCGCTGTGCGCGCTCGCGCTCGTGGGGCTGGGGTTTGTCGGCTACAGCACCACCGTGCGCGAGCAGTACCGCACCCTCGACCGGGTGCTGCTCGTGACCGCGCGGATCGTCGAGACCGGCATCCGTAAGGACGGGCGGTCGTACTTTTTCGAGACCGACACCTCGACCCCCACCCGCGACGGCATCGTGATGGTGCTGCGCAGCTACTCGGAAGAAGGCGAACTGATGTACAGCTCGCCCAACGATCCCGGCCTCAAGCCGACGCAGCCCCAGGCCCCGCTCAGCTCGCCGGCCCCGCCCGCCTCCTTGAAGGTGCTGCCGCTGCCGTGGCCGGCGCCCGCGCAGGTGCAGCCTGGAGCGAACGGGGCCTTCGGGATCCTGAGTTTCGAGGGACAGCGCTGGCGGCGCTACGTGGTACGGGTGGACAAGGGGCCCCAGGTCCTCGGGTATGTCGAGGCGCTGACTCCGCTCGGGCGGCTTGACACCGAGTCGCTGCGGCTCGCGCGGCTGCTGCTCAACCTGACGCTGCTCTCGGTGCTGACGGTACTGCTCGTGGGCTGGTGGATCGCGGGGGTGGGGCTGCGCCCGGTCGATCAGCTGACCCGCGCGGCGCGCACCATCGCCCACAGCCGTGACCTGCGCCAGCGCGTGCCGACGCGCGGAGAGCGCGACGAGCTGGGCCGGCTGGCGCTGACCTTCAACGAGATGCTCGGCAGCCTGGAAAGCGCGTGGAAGTCGCAGCAGCGCTTCGTCGGTGACGCCTCGCACGAGTTGCGCGCGCCGCTGACCGTGATGCGCGGCAACCTCGAACTGCTGCGCCGCCACCCCCACCTCGGCCCCGACGAGCGAGACGCGATGATCGCTGAGATCGAGCGTGAAACCTCACGCATGACCCGTCTGGTCGAGGACCTGCTGCTGCTCGCCCGCAGCGACGCGGGCAGTACCCTGACCCGTACCCCGGTTGATCTGCGGGCGCCGCTGCTCGAAGCGCTGCGTGACGCACGGACCCTCGCCCGCCATCATCACCTCGCGCTTGACGCGCCGCCCGGCCCCCTGACGGTCCTCGGCGAGCGTGACCGGCTGCGCCAACTGCTGCTGATCCTGCTCGACAATGCGCTGAAATACAGCCCCGACGGCAGCACCGTACGAGTGCAGGTTCTGCGCGAGGCAGGCCAGATCACGGTGCTGATTCATGACGAGGGCGACGGCATCCCTGAAAGCGCCCTGCCCCACATCTTCGAGCGCTTCTACCGCGCCGACGCCGCCCGGCAGCGCGACACCGGGGGCACCGGCCTGGGGCTCGCCATCGCCGCCTGGATCGCCACGCAGCTCGGCGCACGAATCGCCGTGCACGAAACGGGCCCGGGGGGCACCACCTTCGGGCTGACCTTCTCGCCGCTGCCGGCCCCGCAGACCCAGGACCCTGAGCGCACCCCGGTCCTGGAGCCATCGGCCTGACTGGGGCGGGCCCCCTTTCCCCCCACAATGGGGAGGAATGTGGAAAACCTGGCTGCATCATGAGCGCCCTCTGGTAAAATTTTGGAAAATCATTTATCTTCCATGTCAGCCATTTGACAAACGGGAGATAGAGTTCAGGAGTTCAGGTTGTCGGGGCCCCGCTTGTGCCTGAATGCTGAATTCCTCGGAGGTTGACCATGAAACGAATTGCCCAACTGGCTGTGACTGTGCTTGCTCTCTTCGCCACCTTCGCGTCGGCCGACTCTGCGTCGGGCCCGTCCAACGATGCACCGGGCATCCAGAAGGCGATGCCGGCCTGGATCAAGTAAGGCCCGGTCGACCCAGCCGGGGCGAATCCAGCCATGCCCCACCCAGCGACAACGTTCCCGAAGCCAGGCCAGCCCCTCCGCTGGCCTGCGGCTTGATCGCTTGTCCCTGATGGGCGCCCTCCCCGGGAGCTTGTCCGGTTGGATAGGCAAGGGAGTTGCGCATGCCTTGCCACGCGGGCCCGCCCGAAAAAAAGAGACGTGGGCCTTCCTTTCGGGCGGCGGCACGCCCATAATTCTCGCGCCGTGATCCTCTCGACGCCTCCCCTCGACTATTCCCCTCTGCCCCAACCTTTTGCCACCCTCGGGCAGAACCTGGAAGAGCGGCTGCTGCAAGACGCCGAGCAGGCGATTGAGGTCGGGCAGGCGCTGCACGAGGCAGCCAAGCGGGCCGGCAATGAGGTGTTGCTGGCCTACAGCGAACTCGGGCTGGGACGGGCCTACCTCGGTGCGCAGCAGCCGCAGGCCGCCGCTCCGTTGCTGGCGGCGGCGGCGGCTCGCTTCAGGGGGGAGGGACGCCAGCAACTCGCGGCCGTTGCCCAACTGCACCTCGGACAGGCCAGCAGCGACCTCCGGGCCTACGCGGACGCCGAGGCGCAGCTTGGGGCCGCAATCAAGCAGCTTCGGCGCTTGCCCGACAGCGGGGACTTTCTGGCGACGGCGATCAACGTGCGGGCCACCCTCGCCTTCGAGCAGGGGCAGTTTGCCGAGGCGCTGCGCAACCTCCAGACGGCGCTCGAACTCGAAGACTGCTGCTCGGGGACGATCCGCGCGATCTGCATGACCAACATGGGCATCGTCTACGCCCAGCTCGGCCAGTACGACAAGGCCCTCGCCTGGCTGTCGAGCGCGTACCAGATCTGCCAGGGCCAGCCGGTGCCGGCCCAGATCGAGCTGCGGATCCTGGTCAATCTCGCCTATTTTCACCACTCGCTCGGGCACCACGCGCTCGCGGTCGAGGTCATGGAAAGTGTCTTCCAGCGCACCCTCACCGTGCGCGATCCATGGCTCAACACGCTGTGCACGCTCAACCTCGGCACGTACTCCATAGCGACCGGGCAGGACGAGCAGGCGCAGGAGATGCTGGCCCGCGCCCTGGAGCAAAGCCGCCAGACCGGGTACCGCTCCGCCGAGATGAACGCCCTGGACAGCCTCGGCACGCTCGCCGAGCGCCAGGGACACTGGACGCGGGCCCTCGCGCTCTATCAGGAGTCGCTCGCCATCGCCCTTGACCTTCAGTCGCCGGTGGGGGCGGTGAGCGCGCACCTCAACAGCGGCCGGGTCTGGCTGCAACTTGGCGAGGAGGCGCAGGCGCGCGCAGCACTCGAACGGGCCGCGCAGCTCGCGCAGGACGCCGGCACCCGCGAGGAACAGGCGGCCGTAATCGAGGCCCTGGGCGAACTCGCGGTGCGTGAGGGGCGGTGGGAAGAGGCCTATCACCGCCAGCGCGAACTCGGTGAGTTGCGCGCGCAGCTTTCAAGCGCCGAGCGCGAGCAAAAGCTCCTGAGCCTGAGCATTGAGTTCGAGGTGGAGCGGGCGCGCCGCCAGACCCAGACCGAGGTGGCGGCCCGGGAACGCGCCGAAGCGCAGGTGGCCGAGCGCACCCGCGAACTCGCGCGCGCCCAGCGTGAGATCGTCTGGCGCCTCGCGCTCGCCGCCGAGCACCGCGACCTGATGACGGGAGACCACATTCGCCGGGTGGGCCGGCTCGCCGCGCGCCTCGCCCGCGCGCTGGGGTGGTCCGAGGACCAGGCGGTTACCCTGGGCCTCGCCGCCTGCCTGCACGATGTCGGCAAGATCGGCGTGCCGGATCAGATTCTGCTCAAGCCGAGCAAGCTCAGCGCCACCGAATTTGCCCAGATGCAGTCGCACACCACCATCGGCGCGCAGATTCTTTCCGAGGGACGCTCGGAGCTGCTGCGGCTCGCCCAGGAAATCGCGCTGAACCACCACGAGCGCTGGAACGGTCAGGGGTACCCGCGCGGCCTGCGCGGCGAGAGCATTCCCATCGCCGCAAGGATCGTGGCGGTGGCCGATGTCTACGACGCGCTGATTCAGGAACGCCCCTACAAACGCGCCTGGACGCCCGCCGAGGCCATCGCCGAGATTCGCGCGCAGGCCGGGCAGCACTTCGACCCGCACATTGCGGATCTTGCCGTCCAGATCATCAGCTCAGGGCTGGAAGAAGCGGCCGAGTCCCCCCTGGGCGTCCCCGATGAAGCCCTGCCTGGGCCGGGGGACGAGCCCCCGCTGGAGCTCGTGAAGGAACGCACCCTCGAACTCGAAGAAACCCGCCAACAGGCCGAACACCTGCTCAGCCTCGCCCTGTCGGACAACCTGACCGGGCTGGGCAACCGCCGGGCCTTCGAACTCGAGCTCGAACACCGGCTGGGCCGCGCCTCGCCGCAGGGCTTTACCGTCATCTCCATCGATATCGACGGCCTCAAGCAGATCAACGACCGCCTCGGGCACCAGTCGGGCGACGAGCTGCTTCAGGCTTTCGCCGCTTCGCTGCACACCCACGTTCAGGGGCGGGCCCAGGCCTACCGTATCGGGGGCGACGAGTTCGCGCTGATTACCGATGAGCATGTGCGGGCCAGCCAGTGCGAATTCGTGAACCGCGAGGTGATGGCCGACCTGCGGAATCAGGGCTTTGCCGAACATAACGCCAGCTTCGGCGTCGCCTCCTATCCCCGGGACGCCACGACGGCGGGCGACCTGCTGCGGGTCAGCGACTCGCGCATGTACCGCATGAAGCTTTCACGGCGCAGCGTCCCGCTGCCCATACCCGGGTCCGAGGCCAACTGATACAGATCCCGCCTGTTGCGTCAACCCACCGGACTACCACCGGCCCTGCCAACTCCACGCCCGGAACCCGCCCAGCTTCTCCCCGCAGTGCTCGGATTGAAGCGTTTTTTCAAACGATTCAGTCGGAGTCCGGAAGAGCCGCGATCTCGCGTGCCGGACGCTACTCCAGCGCGCCGTGTCCGGTCAGGTGGCGCCCGATGATCAGGGTGTGGATGTCGTGGGTGCCCTCATAGGTGTCGACCGTTTCGAGGTTGAGCATGTGGCGCACGACCGGGTACTCGGTGGTGATACCGTTGCCGCCGTGGAGCTCGCGCGCGAGCCGGGCGCCTTGCAAGGCGACGCGCACGTTGTTGCGCTTGGCGTAGCTGACCTGGGCATAGTTCATCTGACCCGCGTCCTTGAGGCGCCCGAGCTGCCAGGCGAGCAGCAGCCCCGCCGAGTGGTCGGTCGCCATCCGCACGAGCTTGTCCTGCACGAGCTGCCGGGCAGCGATGGGTTTGCCGAAGGTGGTGCGGTCGCCCGCGTAGTCGAGGGAAGCCTGCAGCAGCGCTTCGAGCGCCCCCATGGCGCCCCAGGCGATGCCGAAGCGCGCCGAGGTCAGGCACGAAAGCGGGGACTTGAGGCCTTTGGAGCCGGGCAACAGGTTCTGCGCCGGAACGCGGCAGTCTTCGAGGACGATCTCGCCCGTCACCGAGGCGCGCAGGCTCATCTTCCTCTTGATCTCGGGCGCGTGGAAGCCGGGGGCATCGGTGGGAACGATGAAGCCGCGAATCACGTCCTCGTCGTCCTTGGCCCACACGACCGCCACGTCGGCGACCGGGGAATTGGTGATCCACATCTTGTTGCCGTTCAGGACGTAGTCGTTGCCGTCGCGCCGCGCCCGGGTCCGCATCGCGCCGGGGTCCGAGCCACCGTCAGGCTCGGTCAGGCCGAAGCAGCCGATCAGTTCGCCGGACGCCAGGCCAGGCAGCCAGCGCCGCTTCTGCTCCTCGGAGCCGTACTCGTGGATCGGATACATCACCAGGCTGCCCTGCACGCTCGCCGCCGAGCGCAGGCCCGAGTCGCAGCGTTCGAGCTCGTACATCATCGCGCCGTAGGCGGAATAACTCGCCCCTGCGCCGCCGTACTCCTCAGAAATGGTGGGGCCGAGCAGGCCGAGCCCGCCAAAGGCCCGCATCACGTCGCGCACCGGCAGGGTGCCGGCGTCCCACCAGTCAGAGATCTTGGGCATCATTTCGGCGTCGCAGTAGGCGCGCACGGTCTCGCGGGCGAGGCGCTCGTCGGGCTGAAGCAGGTCGTGGACCTTAAATTCGTCGATCATGCAGGAAACCTCAGGGGCTCAGGCGGGGCCGAGCAGGGAAAGGGCAAGGGCAGGCAGGTCGTCCGGCGCACTGAAGTGGTGACGCCCCGGCAGCGCCTGCGGCTCCCGGGCAACGCCCGGCCACCCCTGCGCGAGGGCCTCCGACTGCTCATGAAAAGCAACCGATTCTAGGGCGCCCACCGCCACCAGGAAAGGGGCCGCCGTGCTTGGAGGATGGGTCACCGGGCTCAGGGCCAGCGCCTCCTCTTCGGAGAGGTGAAGATCAGGTTGCAGCTCAGTGTGTCGCAGGGGAAGCAGGTCGTACAGACCGCTGATGCCGACCGCTCCGGCGAGCCTCGGGGCGGGCAACCCCTCGGCCTCCCAGTCGGCGCAGTGAATCATCGCGGCGAGGTGCGCGCCCGCCGAGTGCCCGGCCACGAGCAGCGGGCCGGGACAGTGGGCCGCGAGGAAAGCCGCCGCCTCACGCGCCTGACGCACGATCCGACGTAGGCTCACGCCGGGGGCGAGGTCGTAGCTCATCACCCCCACCCGGACCCCCTCCGCGAGCAGGGGCGGCGCGATATAGGAAAACGTGTCCTTGTAAAAGGCCCGCCAGTAGCCGCCGTGAATAAAGAGCAGGCTGGCCCGCGCCGCGCCCGCCGGCTCAAACAGGTCGAGCCGTTCGTGTTCCCCCGCCCCATAAGCAAGTTCGGTGGGGGGATGGGCGCCGCGCGCCGCCGCGCTGTCACGCGCCCACGCCTCCAGGTAACTCCGCGCGTTCGGCACGCGCTGGGACGGCATGTAGCTGGTATTGATGGCCGGATCGAAGAGGTCAGTCATAAGCTCAAGCACTCCCAGGCGTCCGCGTCAGCCTCCAGCCCGGCGCTGCTGCCGGACCAAACGACGCGGACCCTTTTCAAGGTGGTGTGGCGGTCGGCGAGGATCATCAGGAGGCGCACCTACTTGTCCTTGTCTTGTCGATGACAAAGATACTGTGCCCACCCCCTCGCAGCCGCCCCAGCCAGCGCCACACCTCCGTGTGCAGCGAGGGAGCGAGCCCCTCGGCCGCCTCGTCGAACATTAGGAACCCCGTTTAGGGCTGGGCAAGGTTGTGAGCGAGGACGGCCAGGACGACACGGAGGCGAAGTGAGGTGAGTGTCTCCGTCTGAACCGAACGGATGTGGGCCTATCCCAACGGGGAGAAACCGGTTCCGATCCGCTTGCGGAGTTTCGGATGGCGGTCTTCCCGCCACCCAGTGTCGTACCGGGAGTTTTTCTTCGGTGGAAAGACGTATCCCAGGCCGCAGGAGCCCTTATCCCCGATAAGCTTTGGGCCGCCGAAC includes:
- a CDS encoding HD domain-containing phosphohydrolase is translated as MILSTPPLDYSPLPQPFATLGQNLEERLLQDAEQAIEVGQALHEAAKRAGNEVLLAYSELGLGRAYLGAQQPQAAAPLLAAAAARFRGEGRQQLAAVAQLHLGQASSDLRAYADAEAQLGAAIKQLRRLPDSGDFLATAINVRATLAFEQGQFAEALRNLQTALELEDCCSGTIRAICMTNMGIVYAQLGQYDKALAWLSSAYQICQGQPVPAQIELRILVNLAYFHHSLGHHALAVEVMESVFQRTLTVRDPWLNTLCTLNLGTYSIATGQDEQAQEMLARALEQSRQTGYRSAEMNALDSLGTLAERQGHWTRALALYQESLAIALDLQSPVGAVSAHLNSGRVWLQLGEEAQARAALERAAQLAQDAGTREEQAAVIEALGELAVREGRWEEAYHRQRELGELRAQLSSAEREQKLLSLSIEFEVERARRQTQTEVAARERAEAQVAERTRELARAQREIVWRLALAAEHRDLMTGDHIRRVGRLAARLARALGWSEDQAVTLGLAACLHDVGKIGVPDQILLKPSKLSATEFAQMQSHTTIGAQILSEGRSELLRLAQEIALNHHERWNGQGYPRGLRGESIPIAARIVAVADVYDALIQERPYKRAWTPAEAIAEIRAQAGQHFDPHIADLAVQIISSGLEEAAESPLGVPDEALPGPGDEPPLELVKERTLELEETRQQAEHLLSLALSDNLTGLGNRRAFELELEHRLGRASPQGFTVISIDIDGLKQINDRLGHQSGDELLQAFAASLHTHVQGRAQAYRIGGDEFALITDEHVRASQCEFVNREVMADLRNQGFAEHNASFGVASYPRDATTAGDLLRVSDSRMYRMKLSRRSVPLPIPGSEAN
- a CDS encoding alpha/beta hydrolase produces the protein MTDLFDPAINTSYMPSQRVPNARSYLEAWARDSAAARGAHPPTELAYGAGEHERLDLFEPAGAARASLLFIHGGYWRAFYKDTFSYIAPPLLAEGVRVGVMSYDLAPGVSLRRIVRQAREAAAFLAAHCPGPLLVAGHSAGAHLAAMIHCADWEAEGLPAPRLAGAVGISGLYDLLPLRHTELQPDLHLSEEEALALSPVTHPPSTAAPFLVAVGALESVAFHEQSEALAQGWPGVAREPQALPGRHHFSAPDDLPALALSLLGPA
- a CDS encoding response regulator transcription factor; this encodes MPPRILVIDDDPGVRSLLTRGLSYEGYVVEAAADGEAGLRSALERPPELVILDVMLPGIGGLEVLRRLRLTDATLPVMLLTARDQPEQQVAGLEGGADDYVTKPFSFDVLVARVRARLRRRGDEGGVLRFGDLTLDPAAHTAQRAGREITLTAQEFRLLTTFLEQPGRVLSKSVLLDRAWGLGYLGDPNVVETYIKQLRQKLEGAGEARLIHTIRGVGYVLRQGPGERP
- a CDS encoding acyl-CoA dehydrogenase family protein, whose amino-acid sequence is MIDEFKVHDLLQPDERLARETVRAYCDAEMMPKISDWWDAGTLPVRDVMRAFGGLGLLGPTISEEYGGAGASYSAYGAMMYELERCDSGLRSAASVQGSLVMYPIHEYGSEEQKRRWLPGLASGELIGCFGLTEPDGGSDPGAMRTRARRDGNDYVLNGNKMWITNSPVADVAVVWAKDDEDVIRGFIVPTDAPGFHAPEIKRKMSLRASVTGEIVLEDCRVPAQNLLPGSKGLKSPLSCLTSARFGIAWGAMGALEALLQASLDYAGDRTTFGKPIAARQLVQDKLVRMATDHSAGLLLAWQLGRLKDAGQMNYAQVSYAKRNNVRVALQGARLARELHGGNGITTEYPVVRHMLNLETVDTYEGTHDIHTLIIGRHLTGHGALE
- a CDS encoding sensor histidine kinase codes for the protein MTLRTRLTVWYGALCALALVGLGFVGYSTTVREQYRTLDRVLLVTARIVETGIRKDGRSYFFETDTSTPTRDGIVMVLRSYSEEGELMYSSPNDPGLKPTQPQAPLSSPAPPASLKVLPLPWPAPAQVQPGANGAFGILSFEGQRWRRYVVRVDKGPQVLGYVEALTPLGRLDTESLRLARLLLNLTLLSVLTVLLVGWWIAGVGLRPVDQLTRAARTIAHSRDLRQRVPTRGERDELGRLALTFNEMLGSLESAWKSQQRFVGDASHELRAPLTVMRGNLELLRRHPHLGPDERDAMIAEIERETSRMTRLVEDLLLLARSDAGSTLTRTPVDLRAPLLEALRDARTLARHHHLALDAPPGPLTVLGERDRLRQLLLILLDNALKYSPDGSTVRVQVLREAGQITVLIHDEGDGIPESALPHIFERFYRADAARQRDTGGTGLGLAIAAWIATQLGARIAVHETGPGGTTFGLTFSPLPAPQTQDPERTPVLEPSA